A window of Ammospiza caudacuta isolate bAmmCau1 chromosome 13, bAmmCau1.pri, whole genome shotgun sequence genomic DNA:
ATGCTTAAGGGATGCTGCAGAGTACTAGACAAGCAGGAAGGAACagaatttttaacagaaatattccctgctTTAACAGCAATAAAGGAAATATTAAGAGAATCACTTTCCCCCTTTATGCTGCCTATGAGCTTGCATTCTTTTTAAACCAGTAGCTATTCTTCTCTATTCAGAGAGGTGTTCTTTGGAAAGGGGGTTTTTTAGAagggttgtttggggtttttttgtcttgcttGGACAGGGGAATTTTGtatcttaaaaaaccaaaaccaaccaaacaacttAAACACTTTGTATCCTGTCTACAAAAATCCTTACAGAACGCAGATCAACATTGTTAAAGTAACAAAAATTCTAACAAGTTTACTAGCCAATTACCTTAAGGTTGTAAAGCCTTTAAAGTGTTGTATTTCCacttttttctaattttaggAAGTTTTGAATACCGGGATGCAGTTTATATGAGCCAGAACTGAGGTGCCTTCAAGGATGGTTGATTCCCTGTTTAGCACTTACAGGAGATGGCAGAAGGGCAGACACACACTCAGGCAGACTTTGTGATTTACACAGGTATTGACATTCCAGGGCACTGCACCTCTTTGTGCTCACAGTGCAAACAGAGAGatttcttctgtgaaattaatACTGAATTTTTGCTCTTCCCTTCCAAGGTATGAGCTAGGAGAGAAACCTGCCCTTCAGCACACAGCAGTCAGTGCTTACAGAGAGCACCAGGCTTGTATTTCCCATTGATGCAAAGCTGTATAGAGTCCAGTAATGAGGGCTGTGGATACTTCTGTATGGTTCAACATCAAATTTTCATTaacctggattttttttaagtttctgaAAGTAAAACCTTCTCAGTAAAATTTTCACTGAGTTACCAAATGAATCAATACACAAAATATGTATGATACACCTAAGAAATAATGGGAAGTTACACATCTTAGCTGTTCAGGGTTGCTCCCAAAATACAGCAGCACTCTGAAGTacatatttcagttttatgAGCCTTATGATGGTGATGGCTTGAGGCATGGCATGATcagcattattttattatagaaatatttttctgtaacagaaataaatatacaCGTTTAAGGTCCTTCATATCTACACAAAATAAATCTTTACTCTTTCTCCCAGCTGTGCTTAACTACCTTAGACATACAAAACTATGGATTTAAAATTACttctagacaaaaaaaaaataaagacactaaaacactaaaaaataaaGACACTAAAACTTTAAAGTTACccctagacaaaaaaaaaaaaataaagacactAAAACCTGTAGCCTTTGATGGAAACAATACTCTGGCAGTGCAATGACTACAGTACATGGCCTTGCAAAAGTGGAATGTACCCAAAATGTTTACAAATGCTAGGAAAGCAAGATCTCTTTCAAAAGtgcattttctttcatgaaATGAGTTCTGATCACCGAAGAACCCGGAAAAAATACTGAGCAGTATTTATTTAATGCAACTACAACTCTTGTTATGCATTTTGCCACAAGCCCTTCCTGGGATTAATGCCCTCAAGAATTTGAATCTTCTAACTCTGGAATGCACAGTATGAAACCAATTTGCaatagaagaggaaaaaaaaaatcacttctatTTAATTCTTCTGTATTACATTTTAGTAGGAAAAGTCCTATTCCTTGTTTTTTTCAAGGGAGTCTCTCAAAGAGTCCTAGTGAAAGATCCAGGGCAAAATATAGcccatttaaaggaaaaaatctgtgACACTTTGATGTAAACTGTTCACTGCAGAAGTCTGCCTCTACAGCCAGGAAAgtcctgtgagcagcacaacTCAGGCCCACAGATGCCAAATTTCACAGGTTCAGGTAATAACTCTGCACAACCTGAATTCCCACAACAAACAGGTTTTGGAGCACTCAGATATttacagagcagcagcatcaacCTCCTGGTGACCTCTTTAAAAAGCACTtttgtgtgtcactgtgtcaggGGGGAACTGAAAAGCTCTTGTCAGAGTAGGGACAGTCTGGCCACCACAACAGGACCAAGCCATCATCCAGCAGAGTTCTGCCATTCTGCAGGGACTCCTTGTTATGCAATGCCACCTTCTTACAGGTAAATAACTTAATTACTTCTAATAACACTCTAAAAACCAAAAAGGCACCAGTTTACATTTAAGTGTGTACAATCTACAAAGTGTCAGCTTTAAAAATGGCACTGATGTATTTCagttcttcaaagaaaaaaaaaaaagcaaaaataaaaaaagcaaaataacattCTCTAAAAACAAACGATAAATAAAATTACTGGTTTATACATCTGCACTTAAGTAGCAGATTTAAAAGCAATGTGTGAGAcagatttaatttcaaaataaaccaGAAGTCTGATCCTGACCAAGGGCTCAGCACTTCTCAGTGCAGCCCCAAGGAGCTGGAAAGCCTCAGGGTCCTTCAGGCACTCTCAAAGTGGTACCAGCATACTCAGAAAAACACAAGGGAGGAGAGGACAAAGGGTAGAGAAGGAGGAAACAATTCTGCAACTCCCAACATCACCATGAAGAAAATGCAACACATGACAATGCCAGAAAGAAATATTGCTGCAACTAAGATTCAATGCACTCCACTCACACTGAACACTGCTACATTCTCCTTACAAAGCTTTAGTAGCTAAGACACCTGGTTTCATTCTGGGTATTCCACACAGAAAATGTGGATTTAGTGGATGCTTTAAGGTTCATATGGCCATCAAAACATTCCTGAAGGGAGCAAAAGAAGTGAGCAGTTTCCATAAGAGAGAAAGGGATTTTAATTCCTCCTaagcattttaattaaaatgatttaaacttttaattaaattattatgcCTAAAAAGACAATGTTATTTGTAGCTTAGTACTCAGAGTTACAATGACTGGTGTCTGCCCCAGGTTCCAGCAGAGTTCTCTAGTTCAATAAGACCACTGAAAGGCAAAGAAACACTGAATGCAGAGTGAGTAAAAGTACAAAAGAAATACCAGAGGATGAGATGTCTCCAAACTGCAGTGACACATTGCTGTTCTCCCAGCCCCTAACTCACACACTGGCCTACTTCTGCCCCATTGCAGTTTCAGGAATAGCCACAGTGACATAAACGTGTCCCATTTAGCCCTGACTGCACTCTCTGTGGCATTAAAGCACACTCATTTTTAGTGAGCAAGTTGGGAGCACAGACATACCACCTACCATCGAAGTGCACTGCCACAGAAACAATGAAGCTACAAGATTTACAtggacaaaacaaaaatttttattAGCAAACAAGTAAAGATTCATCATCACTGGTATTGTTTTCAGAGAGGGAAGTAGATGACTGTAACATTGGCACTTCCACAGAATGGCAACAAGCTGCATGAACACCCAAAGGCTCCTCCTGGTGTGAGTTAGGGCAACACTGGTTTTGTCCATTCACTTGGATATGAACATTCATAGGGCTGTCTGGATAACCAGACTCCCACTTTTTTAAGGGTAATCTACATGGATCTTCACTCAGTGGATGACTTCCACTTAAACTACTGTCCTCTGGGACAGTCCTCCTGGATACTGACCCTCCATGGATCGTTTCTGTAACGCTTTCAGATAAAGGATCTCTGAAAGCCTTTCCTGTATCTGCTTTACTGCACTGCTTAAGCTCTCGGTCAGAGTCAGCACTTAAAGATTTATTGGTGTGTCCAGCCTCAGGCTCTGCATGTGCTGCTGTGCAAGTATTTGGCTGGAAGGTGCTGGAAGGCGATGGCTCTGTGATTTCAGtctctggctgcaggctgctACATCCAGCTTCTTGTGGGCCCCTGGCCTGGCCACTGGCCTCGGAACCgggtgctgctggggaagggggagggCTCCGAGCagtcccagcagcactgctgatgATGCCATCCCCCAGCGTGGTCTGGGAGGTGCGGGCAGGTGTCAGCAGGGGGATCTGTCCTCTCGCCCGGGGCCTGTGGAACAGCCTGCCCCAGAGCCGGCCCAGGCGCCGGCGGGACGAGCTGCGCCGTGAGGAGTGGCGCCGCATCTGCCTGCGCATGGCCGTGCGGatgttctgcagcacagaggccTGCAACACACAGCAGAGACCAGCATTGcacaacactgcagagactgctACACCCTCCTCTCCCCACGAATATCTCCACTTTGCCACAATACTCAGACTCCATCCCTGTGCTTGCTTCTTAAATGTGTATTATCTAACAAACTATTGGAGAACACCAAATGTGGCATTCACATCCTCTCAACAGCGAGAGATCACGCTCTCTCCCAGATTTTCTCCTGGAGAAgctcagagagaagaagagaaaacaattcttatccctacttgctgctcctgttgtttttgcacatgtggaataTGTTATGGAGATTCTTTACCTGAAGGGATTTGGTAATTGGATTCTGGGGATGGTTGTTTATATTAATTAACCATAACCAATCACTCAAAGCTGTGTTCTGGTTGTCTTGAgacagtcacaggtttttctttagtattcttTGTAGTATAGTAtctctttaatataatatagtattaatGTAATAGAATATAGTTTAATAAAGCagttattatttaatataataacTAATAATTTATTGATTATAAGTTATTAATAAGTTCAGCTTTCTGAATCAACGGAGTCAGATGCCAACCATTCCCTGCATACTATAACCAAAGACAGCTCTGCCTGTACCAAAAGACTCTCATAGATTTATAGAATGGTTTAGCTtgcaagggaccttaaagatcatctaattccaaaTTCCCTGCTGTGAACatctcccactagaccaggttggcCAATGCCCCAaacagcctggccttgaacactgccagggaagAGCAGCCACAACTTCTGCTCCTTACAGTGTTTCCTTTATGAGTTTCAGCTCTGCTTGTCTGCCTAGAAAGTTAATTTCCCACTGGAGTAACAAACTACAAGTGCTTTATCACATTAGGAACTGTATCTCAGATGGGTACTTCTGACACTATAAAGGAGTTTTCTGAGTACTTAGCAATGAAACAGAATGACTTAGTGGCTTGACAGTGTAATTTACCTGTAAATGAAAACCAATCATTTTGGAAAAATCCTGCTATAgagtctttattttcttatcagTTCAGGCCTATTTACAGTTTCAGCTTGAAAAGCCTTTTTCTTCTATCTGCTTTGTAACCTTTCTCTCTGTCTCCATTCTATCTTGATGTACAGCAAAAGTGATTCTCACTGCTGCTTCCCAACAAATACATTCAAAATGTGttcaaaatatatattaaaaaaatatatgggTTCAAAACTACCCACAGCAAGATCTGTGGCTCTTCAGCTCTGTGTAACACATACACATTTTTATATTACTTCCATATAATTAGCCACTGAAATACAGTTCCAGATTGATTGTATCTAATTTATAGCAGTTTGGCTGCTGAAATATAAATTGTCTGCATACTTGTGATGCATTGTAGACAGGGAAGTCTTCCACAGGGGGGATGAGTCCTTGTGCAATCAGCTGGCCATAGGAAGGTGGAGCTTCCCTCCGCACAAACTCTGCCTCCAGCCGCGTCATCTGAGTCTCGAAGGCTCTGGAACAGAACACACAGAAAGCATGGAGCACAACAGAACACACAGAAAGCATGGAGCACAACAGAACACACAGAAAGCATGGAACACAACAGAACACACAGAAAGCATGGAACACAACAGAACACACAGAAAGCATGGAACACAACAGAACACACAGAAAGCATGGAGCACAACAGAACACACAGAAAGCATGGAGCACAACAGAACACACAGAAAGCATGGAACACAACAGAACACACAGAAAGCATGGAACACaacagaacacacagaaaacatggagcacagcagaacacacagaaaacatGGAACACAAcagaacacaaagaaaacatggaacacaacagaacacacagaaagcatggagcacagcagaacacacagaaaacatggagcacagcagaacacacagaaaacatGGAACACAATGGAACACaacagaacacacagaaaacatGGAACACAACAGAACCACACAGAAAATATGGAGCACAGCAGAACCACACAGAAAACATGGAactcaacacaacacacagaaaACATGGAACACAGTAACAGCTTGCCCTGCCTCCCTGACACTAATGTATATGAGTGTTGCCACGTTTCTCTtcccagagaaaagcaaagcacaattcttcccaataatatttctgggtttcatgTTCTCTGaccctcagagaaaaaaaaaaaattcttatctcatttactgctcTTGTGTTGTTCACAAGTGGAATGCATTGTagaagattgtttacctgaagggaattgataattggattctggtgtgagtgttttgattcactgaCCAATTGGATCCAGGTGTGTCAGggctgtcagctgacagtcacGGGTGCTTGGCAggttcagtttagatgtaatgtaatatagtatagaataatacagtataataaagtaatttattagccttctgataagatggagtcctcctcatcattcctctcCTTTGTCAGGGGCAAAAATATCTACTATacaaaagtactgccaaaggGCTCATGCTAGGAGTAAAACCACATGAAAATCTTATCAGGatgcaaaaataaacaaaagtaTGAAGACTACAGGGTATAAACATTAATTAATCAAACTAGCAAACTCTCTAGTGCAGTCTCAGGTTGGACACTGTGACAACTGAAATTTTTTCAAGTGGCCAGTAATTGTTGTGCCAGTAACAGCAGTAACTTGTTCAGCTAGGGCCCAAATGTTATTTTGGAAAAGACATTAAGAACTGGAAACAATCACACAACAGGGCAGCTTGCAGTGCAGAGAGGTTTGCCAGTCCTGCCAGAACAGAGGCACTGAAGTTCCCACCTTAGCACAGCAGCTCTTTTGCAGGTCCTTAATCATGCAGATTTGATCAAGAGAGAATGTAAAGCACACTGTTTAAAAACACAGTGttagcagcacagcacagggctgatgCAGAACCAGAAAGTCCCTTATGAATCCTACATGGCAGAACCCACTTCTCCCAGGCAAAGAAACACACACTACACCCAGAATGAGGCACACAGAACCAGGGGAAAGGGGCACAGCTTATACCATGAACAACACCCACTGAGAACAGGCCCCATCAGAGCAGGACATTGCTTTAAGCAGAACTGAGACCTGGAGTATTTGGGGACGGATGAATGGCTGTTCAGATTCAGTGAAGACTTCACTGAAGCAGTTCAGCATTCAGTTTTTGGCAGGGGCACAGGGTTTGTTGCAAGGGGAtgagaaggaaaaggcagaTGAGGTCACAAACAGATTCTGCCATACTGCACAATAACCATGTACTTCTCACAGACCACAGAAGAGCTGCTATTTCCACTCACTACTTCCAGAAATCTTCTCTGAGCCTAATGCAGTGAAAACTATTTAGCTGTCACCAGGTCCTTGGATTTGATTTCATAGCATTTTGCAAATTCTCTGGTTAAGAATtgcctctcttttccttttaacaGAACAGTAAAAACTACCACAGCTATAAAAACAtcaacaaagcaaaacaattaCCTGTACTCCCTGGTCCTCAGAGAATATAATTTAAATGCACAACCCAGTGCTATGACTAGCAGCAAGCCACACACAAGACTGCCAATGAGGGCAGCTGTGATGACCTTCCTGGGGACAATCACCAGGCAGTTACGCTCATCACTTCCATCCTGGCAGTCTTCTTGCCCATCACAGCGCCAGGTCTCAAAGATGCACAGATTTGTCCCACAATGGAAATTTCCTGGCTGGCAAGTAAAGCAGTTTTTTTCATCTGAGCCATCTGGACAGTTCTTCTGGTTATTACAGCGGTCAAGTATTGAGTAGCAAAGCCCACTGTTTCCTTCACATGGGTATTCATTCTTCTGGCAAGCAGGACAGTTCTCCTCATCCTTACCATTGGGACAATGCCACCAGCCATCACAATGCTGCTTATCTGTAAAACACTCCTCATCACTTCCACAAGGGTGCTCCCAAGGCAGGCAGTACCCTTTCACCTGATACGTTGCATTGAATCCGTGGCCAGTGCTCTTGGAGCGGGCATGGTACGAGACAGTGAGCTGGCCCTTGGACGACTCCACACTCACAGAGTGCCTGTTGTTGTGGTGTGAGAATGTCTGCATTAATTTATCACCTCTCTCTCCAATGCCATCATACACCTTCACATAGTCATTGTAGCCCAGCTGCAGGTCGAGCTGCAGCAGCACGTGCCGGTTGTCCTGCGTGTCCACGTACCACGTGCAGCGAAGGTCTGACCTGCTGTGGTCTGCACGGAACAAGTCTGGGGAAGCAAAAGATCCATAAAAATTCCCCAGCCTTTTGCCACAGGAAAGATCAGGACAATTATCTTCATCAGAACCATCCCCACAGTCTTTAACTGAATTACACCTCAGCTCATTTGGCAAGCATTTGGTggagtgccctgtgctgcactGGAACATTCCTGAGGGGCAGATGCTGGATGGAGGGTCTGTTGGGGGGACAGTGCAATTCTTCTCATCTGAGTTATCACCACACTCATCCATGGAATTACACTTCCAGGTACTGGGAATACACTTCCCATTTGCACAGTGGAATTCATCTGACTGGCACGCAGACTGACCTATCTTTCCTGTGAAagaggacaagaagaaaaaaaaatcagtttgaaaACTTTTGGAACAATCTGATATCGTTTTTCAACATCTACTACCATGCATGTCACAAGCTAATTAGTCAGGCCAGAACACTTCAGCAACACAGTTAAAAAGCCACATGTAAATAATATCAGTGTTACCACACCAATACCTTACAGTCATCAACGGCCCAAGATGCTTGTCAAAAAAAAGTACTCCTGTCTTGCAAGTTTTGCCAGAGAGAGTATGAATTGAAGTCAACAAACCCCCAAGATTTTACCTCTAATATAAGAAAGGCGAAATCCCTGAGCCTGTCCTGAGCTTGATGCATCTGAGTGAAAAAATATCCACACATGGTCCCTTGCAGAGATGAAAGATGGAGGTATGGAAGATCCACACACTTTGTACTCCTCCCTCTTGGAAGATGGGCCAATCATCAACCAGTCTACTGCACACTTCTGAGAGTCTTCCAAATCAAAGTTCTTAAAACTGTTCAGAACAAAAGAAAGCACAAGTTACAAAAAGAATATGTATCTAGAACAAAAGCTAACAGAGAAAGAACATACTCTAATGGCTGACTTTCTGCATCAAACAGTGCTGACATAAAGGTAACAACTCAAAGATAATGAAATACTTTTTATATACCACCCTGAGTATACAGAAACAAAGCACATCCCTTAATCTGAAAAAGCACCCATGTCACAAGCATAAACATCACACCAAAG
This region includes:
- the LRP3 gene encoding low-density lipoprotein receptor-related protein 3 isoform X2, whose protein sequence is MITISFKNFDLEDSQKCAVDWLMIGPSSKREEYKVCGSSIPPSFISARDHVWIFFHSDASSSGQAQGFRLSYIRGKIGQSACQSDEFHCANGKCIPSTWKCNSMDECGDNSDEKNCTVPPTDPPSSICPSGMFQCSTGHSTKCLPNELRCNSVKDCGDGSDEDNCPDLSCGKRLGNFYGSFASPDLFRADHSRSDLRCTWYVDTQDNRHVLLQLDLQLGYNDYVKVYDGIGERGDKLMQTFSHHNNRHSVSVESSKGQLTVSYHARSKSTGHGFNATYQVKGYCLPWEHPCGSDEECFTDKQHCDGWWHCPNGKDEENCPACQKNEYPCEGNSGLCYSILDRCNNQKNCPDGSDEKNCFTCQPGNFHCGTNLCIFETWRCDGQEDCQDGSDERNCLVIVPRKVITAALIGSLVCGLLLVIALGCAFKLYSLRTREYRAFETQMTRLEAEFVRREAPPSYGQLIAQGLIPPVEDFPVYNASQASVLQNIRTAMRRQMRRHSSRRSSSRRRLGRLWGRLFHRPRARGQIPLLTPARTSQTTLGDGIISSAAGTARSPPPSPAAPGSEASGQARGPQEAGCSSLQPETEITEPSPSSTFQPNTCTAAHAEPEAGHTNKSLSADSDRELKQCSKADTGKAFRDPLSESVTETIHGGSVSRRTVPEDSSLSGSHPLSEDPCRLPLKKWESGYPDSPMNVHIQVNGQNQCCPNSHQEEPLGVHAACCHSVEVPMLQSSTSLSENNTSDDESLLVC
- the LRP3 gene encoding low-density lipoprotein receptor-related protein 3 isoform X1 codes for the protein MEKAAAAELRQGALAPLTAICLVNLFLTGKIESAVTSLAACSGELEQHTERRGVIYSPSWPSNYPPAINCSWYIQGDHGDMITISFKNFDLEDSQKCAVDWLMIGPSSKREEYKVCGSSIPPSFISARDHVWIFFHSDASSSGQAQGFRLSYIRGKIGQSACQSDEFHCANGKCIPSTWKCNSMDECGDNSDEKNCTVPPTDPPSSICPSGMFQCSTGHSTKCLPNELRCNSVKDCGDGSDEDNCPDLSCGKRLGNFYGSFASPDLFRADHSRSDLRCTWYVDTQDNRHVLLQLDLQLGYNDYVKVYDGIGERGDKLMQTFSHHNNRHSVSVESSKGQLTVSYHARSKSTGHGFNATYQVKGYCLPWEHPCGSDEECFTDKQHCDGWWHCPNGKDEENCPACQKNEYPCEGNSGLCYSILDRCNNQKNCPDGSDEKNCFTCQPGNFHCGTNLCIFETWRCDGQEDCQDGSDERNCLVIVPRKVITAALIGSLVCGLLLVIALGCAFKLYSLRTREYRAFETQMTRLEAEFVRREAPPSYGQLIAQGLIPPVEDFPVYNASQASVLQNIRTAMRRQMRRHSSRRSSSRRRLGRLWGRLFHRPRARGQIPLLTPARTSQTTLGDGIISSAAGTARSPPPSPAAPGSEASGQARGPQEAGCSSLQPETEITEPSPSSTFQPNTCTAAHAEPEAGHTNKSLSADSDRELKQCSKADTGKAFRDPLSESVTETIHGGSVSRRTVPEDSSLSGSHPLSEDPCRLPLKKWESGYPDSPMNVHIQVNGQNQCCPNSHQEEPLGVHAACCHSVEVPMLQSSTSLSENNTSDDESLLVC